In a genomic window of Cytobacillus sp. FSL H8-0458:
- the tgt gene encoding tRNA guanosine(34) transglycosylase Tgt, with protein MTAIRYELIKTCKQTGARLGRVHTPHGSFETPVFMPVGTLATVKTMSPEELAEMGAGIILSNTYHLWLRPGQEIVEEAGGLHKFMNWDRAILTDSGGFQVFSLSEFRKIEEEGVHFRNHLNGDKLFLSPEKAMDIQNSLGSDIMMAFDECPPYPASFEYMKKSVERTSRWAERCLKAHKRPNDQGLFGIIQGGEYEELRKQSARDLTSLDFPGYAVGGLSVGEPKDVMNRVLEFTTPLMPSDKPRYLMGVGSPDSLIDGSIRGIDMFDCVLPTRIARNGTLMTSNGRLVVKNAKFARDFGPIDENCDCYTCRNYSRAYIRHLIRCDETFGIRLTTYHNLYFLLKLMEQVRQAIREDRLGDFREEFFERYGFNKPDAKNF; from the coding sequence TTGACTGCAATTCGTTATGAATTAATTAAAACATGTAAGCAAACAGGTGCGCGTCTGGGCCGGGTCCATACACCGCATGGTTCTTTTGAAACCCCCGTGTTCATGCCCGTTGGAACACTCGCTACAGTTAAAACCATGTCCCCGGAAGAATTGGCGGAAATGGGAGCGGGCATCATTCTAAGCAATACCTATCATCTCTGGCTTCGGCCGGGTCAGGAAATCGTGGAAGAAGCAGGGGGCCTTCATAAGTTTATGAATTGGGACCGGGCCATTCTGACAGATTCCGGCGGATTTCAGGTGTTCAGCCTGAGTGAATTCCGCAAAATTGAAGAAGAAGGCGTTCATTTCAGGAACCACCTGAATGGTGACAAACTGTTTTTATCTCCTGAAAAAGCTATGGATATTCAAAATTCGCTTGGATCTGATATTATGATGGCATTTGATGAGTGCCCGCCTTATCCAGCTTCTTTTGAATATATGAAGAAGTCGGTTGAAAGGACTTCCCGATGGGCTGAGCGATGCTTAAAAGCTCACAAGCGCCCGAATGACCAGGGGCTTTTTGGTATTATACAGGGCGGAGAATATGAGGAGCTGCGCAAGCAAAGCGCGAGAGACTTAACATCTCTTGATTTCCCGGGGTATGCAGTGGGCGGTTTATCGGTAGGCGAGCCTAAAGATGTTATGAACCGTGTGCTTGAATTCACAACACCGCTAATGCCGTCTGATAAGCCACGATACCTCATGGGAGTGGGATCCCCGGATTCTTTGATTGATGGTTCGATCAGAGGAATCGATATGTTCGACTGTGTTCTTCCTACAAGGATTGCGAGGAACGGAACGCTGATGACAAGTAATGGCCGGCTGGTTGTTAAGAATGCAAAATTTGCAAGAGATTTTGGCCCTATAGATGAGAATTGCGATTGCTACACATGCCGAAATTACAGCCGTGCTTACATCAGGCATTTGATCCGCTGTGATGAAACATTTGGAATAAGGCTTACAACTTACCATAACCTTTATTTTCTGTTAAAATTAATGGAGCAGGTAAGACAGGCAATTAGGGAAGATCGCCTGGGTGACTTTAGAGAAGAGTTTTTCGAAAGGTATGGATTTAATAAGCCTGACGCGAAGAACTTTTAA
- the yajC gene encoding preprotein translocase subunit YajC, translated as MELLGTLGPLLLMFVLFYFLLIRPQQKRQKAVQQMQSDLKKGDKVVTIGGLHGFVDAIDEDKVVIKCGDGSRLTYDRAAIREVTQATGDTLAKS; from the coding sequence ATGGAGCTTTTAGGAACATTAGGACCATTATTGCTGATGTTTGTTTTATTCTATTTCCTGTTAATTCGTCCGCAGCAGAAACGCCAAAAGGCAGTTCAGCAAATGCAGAGTGATTTGAAAAAGGGAGATAAGGTTGTTACAATCGGCGGCCTTCATGGATTCGTTGATGCTATCGACGAAGACAAAGTGGTTATTAAATGTGGTGACGGAAGCCGTCTTACATACGATCGTGCAGCGATCCGCGAAGTAACGCAGGCAACTGGCGATACATTAGCAAAATCTTAA
- a CDS encoding TIGR04086 family membrane protein — translation MHSLRRERVHIEESKNLGGAVLYGIIAIFAFAVAGSLIFSLLLKFTSLQESSLQYIITAVSFISLFAGGFISGGKGKQKGWLLGGLTGLIYSIVIFLFQYLGHDSLFNMEQMIYHTCFTLTAMMGGILGVNLNTKRTA, via the coding sequence ATTCACTCATTAAGAAGGGAGAGGGTCCATATAGAAGAATCAAAGAACTTAGGAGGCGCTGTACTTTATGGTATTATTGCGATTTTTGCCTTTGCTGTTGCCGGCAGTCTCATTTTTTCACTGCTCCTGAAGTTTACATCACTGCAGGAGTCATCCTTGCAGTATATTATTACTGCTGTTTCATTCATTTCTCTTTTTGCAGGCGGGTTCATTTCCGGAGGCAAAGGCAAGCAAAAAGGCTGGCTGCTCGGAGGCTTAACCGGCCTAATTTATTCAATCGTTATTTTTCTTTTTCAATATTTGGGACATGACAGTTTATTTAATATGGAGCAAATGATATACCACACCTGTTTCACGCTTACAGCCATGATGGGCGGTATATTGGGAGTGAATCTCAACACAAAAAGAACCGCATAA
- a CDS encoding DUF421 domain-containing protein, translating to MEEYLIIVVRTLFLYAVILLIFRLMGKREIGELSILDLVVYIMIAELAVVAIETPDSNILKNVLPMLLLMVVQIVLALFSLKSKTFRDVVDGQPTIIINKGKIDENAMRKQRYNFDDLLLQLREKDIAKISEVEFAILESSGTLSVFERKDSKEGGITIPLIIDGTIQKTNLETINKSDFWLRQELRKEGYKEISNISFCSYENGQFYVDLLDERK from the coding sequence GTGGAAGAATATCTAATCATCGTCGTAAGAACCTTATTTCTATATGCAGTCATTCTTCTCATTTTTAGACTTATGGGCAAGAGGGAAATTGGTGAACTAAGCATCCTGGACCTCGTCGTCTATATCATGATTGCTGAACTTGCAGTTGTCGCGATTGAAACTCCAGATTCAAATATTTTGAAAAATGTGCTCCCCATGCTCCTTTTGATGGTTGTACAAATTGTATTGGCCCTATTCTCCCTGAAGAGCAAAACATTCAGGGACGTAGTTGATGGACAGCCGACCATTATTATTAATAAAGGAAAAATAGATGAAAATGCCATGAGGAAGCAGCGGTATAACTTTGATGACCTGCTTCTGCAGTTAAGAGAAAAAGATATTGCCAAAATCTCCGAGGTGGAATTTGCCATCCTTGAATCCTCCGGTACGTTGTCAGTGTTTGAAAGAAAAGACAGTAAAGAGGGAGGGATAACGATCCCTTTAATTATAGATGGCACGATTCAGAAAACTAATCTGGAAACGATAAATAAAAGTGACTTTTGGCTGCGTCAGGAACTTCGAAAAGAGGGGTATAAAGAGATTTCCAATATTTCATTCTGCAGTTATGAAAATGGCCAATTTTATGTGGACCTGCTTGATGAAAGAAAATAA
- the spoVB gene encoding stage V sporulation protein B, whose amino-acid sequence MSKFLKGTMILLAAGLVTRVLGFINRIVIARFIGEEGVGLYMMAFPTMILVVTITQLGLPVAISKNVAEAEARGDTAKIKKILIVSLATTISLSVVFTPALILLAPLLSETLFTDNRTHLPLMAIAPIVPIIAVSSVIRGYFQGRQNMKPAAYSQMIEQVVRISLIALMTKAFLPYGIEYAAAGAMLAAVIGELASLLYLMTTFKLKKKFRVRKQFFKYVSSGKSTFNELMTVALPTTGSRMIGSVAWFFEPIVVAQSLALAGVAAAAATKQYGSLTGFAMPLLMLPSFITYSLSTSLVPAISEANSQNNMRLIEYRLQQALRFAFITGGLAVVVLYVLSDQLMEVMYGSSSGSHFIKLMAPFFLFYYYQGPLQATLQALNLARAAMINSLIGAVVKTAVIFLLASQPAFGINGVAMGILTGTVLVTMLHFATVLKAISFTFFVRDYIKTFIAMVMSGGLGFWMLKDILGSDMNTALRVILISTVITIVYIILLLFLKLIKKNDLVRIPGIGKVLSRLAFK is encoded by the coding sequence ATGTCCAAATTTCTGAAAGGTACCATGATCCTGCTCGCTGCAGGCCTGGTAACCAGGGTCCTTGGCTTTATTAACAGAATTGTCATTGCCCGATTTATTGGAGAAGAAGGTGTTGGCCTTTATATGATGGCCTTTCCCACCATGATTCTTGTCGTCACCATTACACAGCTTGGGCTGCCGGTTGCTATTTCTAAAAATGTAGCAGAAGCAGAGGCAAGAGGCGATACAGCAAAAATCAAGAAAATTTTAATTGTTTCCTTAGCGACGACCATCTCGCTTTCCGTTGTTTTTACTCCCGCTTTAATTTTGCTCGCTCCATTATTATCAGAGACGCTCTTTACTGATAACCGGACACATTTGCCTTTGATGGCAATAGCTCCAATTGTGCCAATCATTGCCGTCTCCTCTGTCATTCGGGGGTATTTCCAGGGCAGGCAGAACATGAAGCCTGCTGCCTATTCCCAAATGATTGAGCAGGTAGTCCGAATCAGTCTGATCGCTTTAATGACTAAGGCATTCCTGCCATATGGAATTGAGTATGCGGCGGCGGGAGCCATGCTGGCAGCAGTTATCGGGGAGCTTGCATCATTGCTTTATTTAATGACCACATTTAAGCTTAAAAAGAAATTTAGAGTCAGGAAACAATTTTTTAAATATGTGTCTTCCGGGAAAAGTACATTCAATGAATTAATGACCGTTGCCCTTCCAACGACAGGCAGCAGAATGATCGGTTCTGTTGCGTGGTTTTTTGAACCGATTGTGGTAGCGCAAAGTCTGGCACTAGCAGGTGTGGCGGCAGCTGCAGCTACGAAGCAGTATGGTTCTCTTACGGGCTTTGCCATGCCTCTTCTGATGCTGCCATCTTTTATTACTTATTCTCTGTCAACTTCTCTTGTTCCGGCTATAAGCGAGGCAAATTCCCAAAATAATATGCGTCTGATCGAATACCGGCTTCAACAGGCGCTTCGATTTGCATTTATTACCGGCGGCCTGGCAGTGGTGGTTCTTTACGTCCTTTCCGATCAATTAATGGAAGTGATGTATGGCTCCTCAAGCGGTTCACATTTTATTAAACTGATGGCGCCCTTTTTCCTGTTTTATTATTATCAGGGACCTCTTCAGGCAACTTTACAGGCATTGAATCTTGCCCGTGCTGCCATGATCAACAGTTTGATTGGTGCTGTTGTAAAGACAGCCGTTATTTTTCTCCTTGCCAGCCAGCCTGCATTCGGGATTAACGGAGTTGCGATGGGGATTTTGACAGGCACAGTCCTGGTGACAATGCTTCACTTTGCAACCGTTCTGAAAGCTATTTCTTTTACTTTTTTCGTAAGGGATTATATAAAAACGTTTATTGCAATGGTTATGTCAGGAGGCTTAGGGTTCTGGATGCTAAAAGACATCCTTGGCTCGGACATGAATACAGCCTTAAGAGTTATTTTGATATCCACTGTCATCACAATAGTCTATATCATCCTTTTATTATTCTTAAAACTAATTAAAAAGAATGACTTAGTCCGAATTCCGGGTATCGGCAAAGTGTTATCCAGGCTTGCATTTAAATAA
- a CDS encoding post-transcriptional regulator, with the protein MKIGHEYDYFRTTVKPALESKLDEFRLLGYKKVSEQELWGYLTKKKWKKPKENVRLFEIVEEVMEVKVSEYIHYVTIEAFKEADFSLENEEERRKLLK; encoded by the coding sequence ATGAAAATCGGCCATGAATATGATTATTTTCGAACTACGGTAAAACCTGCACTGGAAAGCAAACTGGATGAATTTCGGCTTCTGGGATATAAAAAAGTGTCTGAACAGGAGCTCTGGGGATATCTGACAAAGAAAAAGTGGAAAAAACCAAAAGAAAATGTCAGGCTATTTGAAATTGTGGAAGAAGTCATGGAGGTAAAGGTGAGTGAATACATTCACTATGTTACCATTGAGGCTTTTAAAGAGGCTGATTTTTCTTTAGAGAATGAAGAAGAACGAAGAAAACTATTAAAGTAG
- the secDF gene encoding protein translocase subunit SecDF — protein MVKRSRIVAFFLIVLLLGSLAGATTNNILKNIKLGLDLQGGFEVLYEVTPKDGQKVNKDVLASTAEALDRRINVLGVSEPNIQIEGDKRIRVQLAGVTDQNKAREILSTEANLSFRDVNDQLMMDGSDLAENGAKQTFDENGKPSVSLKLKSASKFKDVTQKIVNMGAPNNLLVIWLDFEEGKDSFKAESAKEDPKYLSAPQVSQIFNQDTVSIVGNFTVEEAQTLKDLLNAGSLPVQLDEVYSTSVGAKFGEQAMETTILAGLIGIAIIFIYMIAVYRFPGFIATLTLSFYIYLILLVFDWMNGVLTLPGIAALILGVGMAVDANIITYERIREEMKVGRTVKSAFQAGEKNSLSTIFDANITTILAAAVLFMYGTSSVKGFATMLIISILASFITAVYGTRLLMGLWVHSKALDKKPGWFGVKKSEIKNIAENYDTLDLPTKFDKFDFVGHRRKFFILSAALIALGIIVVSIFRLNLGIDFASGTRIEQLADEPLTKEELQTELSAVGLETDDIVISGDNKDIGVARLKGVLTKTEIADLKTHFHEKFGADPNVSTVSPTVGKELAKNALIALAIASIGIIIYVTIRFEIKMAIPAVLALLHDAFFIIAVFSFTRLEVDITFIAAILTVVGYSINDTIVTFDRMRENMQKKKKLKSFEDIADVVNKSLRQTLGRSVNTVLTVVFTVVALLVFGSESIRNFSFALLIGLIAGTYSSIFLAAQMWAVWKGKELKEKGVIHTVKEKRKVSDEPQV, from the coding sequence ATGGTAAAACGCAGCCGTATCGTTGCTTTTTTCCTGATTGTTTTATTATTGGGAAGCCTGGCTGGGGCAACGACAAACAACATCTTAAAAAATATTAAGCTTGGACTTGATTTGCAGGGCGGATTTGAGGTTCTTTATGAGGTAACGCCAAAAGATGGGCAGAAGGTAAATAAAGATGTCCTTGCCAGTACTGCTGAAGCCCTGGACAGGCGTATCAATGTGCTTGGAGTCAGTGAGCCGAATATCCAGATTGAGGGAGATAAGAGGATCCGTGTCCAGCTTGCTGGTGTAACAGATCAGAATAAAGCAAGGGAAATTCTATCCACAGAAGCGAATCTATCATTTAGAGATGTTAATGATCAATTGATGATGGATGGTTCAGATCTTGCTGAAAATGGTGCAAAGCAGACATTTGATGAAAATGGAAAGCCAAGTGTTTCATTGAAGCTGAAAAGTGCAAGCAAATTTAAAGATGTAACTCAAAAAATTGTGAATATGGGAGCGCCAAATAACCTGCTTGTCATCTGGCTTGATTTTGAAGAAGGCAAGGATTCTTTCAAGGCTGAATCGGCTAAAGAAGATCCCAAATATCTATCTGCTCCTCAGGTAAGCCAGATCTTTAATCAGGATACTGTGTCCATTGTAGGGAACTTTACGGTTGAAGAAGCACAGACACTGAAAGATTTATTGAATGCAGGATCCCTTCCTGTACAGCTCGATGAAGTTTATTCAACTTCAGTAGGTGCTAAATTTGGTGAGCAGGCAATGGAAACAACCATTCTTGCCGGTCTCATCGGCATTGCAATTATTTTTATTTACATGATTGCCGTATATCGTTTCCCTGGGTTTATAGCAACACTTACATTATCTTTCTATATTTATCTGATTTTACTCGTATTTGACTGGATGAATGGCGTATTGACGCTGCCTGGTATTGCTGCTCTCATTCTGGGGGTTGGTATGGCTGTTGATGCGAATATCATTACCTATGAGAGAATTCGTGAAGAAATGAAAGTGGGCAGAACAGTCAAATCAGCTTTCCAGGCTGGTGAGAAAAACTCCCTTTCTACAATCTTTGATGCGAATATCACCACTATTCTGGCAGCAGCCGTATTATTCATGTATGGGACAAGTTCTGTAAAGGGATTTGCTACCATGCTTATAATAAGCATCCTGGCCAGCTTTATTACTGCTGTATACGGTACAAGGCTGCTTATGGGGCTTTGGGTCCATAGTAAAGCTCTTGATAAAAAGCCAGGCTGGTTTGGTGTTAAGAAAAGCGAGATCAAAAATATTGCTGAAAATTACGATACCCTTGATTTGCCGACGAAATTCGATAAGTTTGATTTTGTAGGGCACCGCAGGAAGTTTTTCATTCTATCTGCAGCATTAATTGCATTAGGGATTATCGTTGTATCCATATTCAGGCTGAACCTCGGAATTGATTTTGCAAGCGGTACGCGTATCGAGCAGCTTGCTGATGAGCCTTTAACCAAAGAAGAGCTGCAAACTGAATTATCAGCCGTAGGTTTAGAAACCGATGATATTGTCATTTCTGGTGATAATAAAGATATTGGCGTTGCAAGATTAAAAGGTGTACTGACAAAAACTGAAATAGCCGATTTAAAGACTCATTTTCATGAGAAATTCGGTGCCGATCCAAATGTTAGCACGGTTTCACCGACTGTTGGAAAGGAACTTGCCAAAAACGCATTGATAGCATTGGCTATTGCCTCGATCGGCATTATTATCTATGTAACCATCCGTTTTGAAATCAAAATGGCAATTCCTGCAGTACTGGCACTTCTGCATGATGCCTTCTTTATTATCGCAGTATTTAGCTTTACACGCCTGGAAGTGGATATTACCTTCATTGCAGCAATTCTGACTGTGGTCGGTTACTCAATAAATGATACAATCGTAACGTTTGACCGGATGCGTGAGAATATGCAGAAAAAGAAAAAGCTCAAATCCTTTGAAGATATTGCAGATGTTGTAAACAAGAGTCTTCGCCAAACGCTTGGCCGCTCTGTAAATACTGTTTTAACGGTTGTATTTACAGTCGTTGCTCTGCTCGTGTTTGGAAGTGAATCAATCAGAAACTTCTCTTTTGCACTTCTGATAGGTTTAATCGCAGGTACTTATTCATCCATTTTCCTTGCTGCACAGATGTGGGCAGTATGGAAAGGCAAAGAACTGAAAGAAAAAGGCGTTATTCATACTGTTAAAGAAAAACGCAAAGTCAGTGACGAACCTCAAGTGTAA
- a CDS encoding cation diffusion facilitator family transporter: MENNDRFKKAEFAAIIGIVGNIILAALKWGIGVYSGSKALVADAVHSASDVAGSFAVYLGLRAAKQPPDEDHPYGHGKAELIAAIIVAVLLFLVGIEIGKSSFESFFSPIEPPKAIAIAAVLVSIIVKEAMFRYKYNLGKKLNSDALIVNAYEHRSDVYSSIAALIGIGCAIIGGKMGIEWLEYADPVAGLIVSIMILQMAWRLGKESIHSTLDHVLHEEDTLEMRKTAESVDEVKRIDELHAREHGHYVIVDIKVSVDPNMTVEDGHRVGKEVKRKLLQLENVQNVFVHINPYSKERIN; this comes from the coding sequence TTGGAAAATAACGATCGTTTTAAGAAAGCTGAATTTGCAGCTATAATTGGCATCGTGGGCAATATTATTCTTGCCGCTCTCAAATGGGGAATTGGCGTTTATTCAGGAAGTAAAGCGCTGGTGGCGGATGCGGTCCATTCAGCTTCTGATGTTGCCGGATCCTTTGCTGTATATTTGGGTCTGAGGGCTGCCAAACAGCCGCCGGATGAAGATCACCCATACGGACATGGAAAAGCAGAATTGATAGCAGCCATTATTGTTGCCGTACTGCTGTTCCTCGTGGGAATTGAAATTGGCAAATCATCATTTGAATCTTTCTTTTCGCCAATTGAACCTCCAAAAGCAATTGCAATCGCTGCAGTACTGGTGTCCATCATTGTGAAAGAAGCAATGTTTCGGTATAAGTATAATTTGGGAAAGAAACTAAACAGTGATGCTTTAATTGTAAATGCTTATGAACACCGTTCAGATGTTTATTCATCAATTGCAGCTTTAATAGGAATTGGCTGTGCGATTATTGGCGGGAAAATGGGAATTGAATGGCTTGAGTATGCAGATCCTGTGGCTGGCCTCATTGTTTCCATTATGATTCTCCAGATGGCATGGCGGCTTGGGAAAGAATCCATTCATAGCACGCTTGATCATGTGCTTCATGAGGAAGATACACTTGAAATGCGCAAAACGGCTGAATCTGTCGATGAGGTTAAAAGAATTGATGAATTGCATGCCAGGGAACACGGACACTATGTCATTGTTGATATTAAAGTTTCAGTGGACCCGAATATGACTGTCGAGGATGGCCACCGGGTCGGCAAAGAAGTAAAACGCAAGCTGCTCCAATTGGAAAATGTGCAAAATGTCTTTGTGCACATTAATCCTTATAGCAAGGAGCGGATAAATTAG
- a CDS encoding LapA family protein, protein MKFQWTLLFGFLFALIVAVFAVINVDNVTVNYLFGESQWPLILVILGSVLMGGLIVGSVGIVRIYSLQRQVKILKKENEKLKAGNAVKDNADKEELEKELDRDIH, encoded by the coding sequence ATGAAATTTCAATGGACTTTATTATTTGGTTTTTTATTTGCATTAATAGTGGCTGTTTTTGCAGTGATCAATGTCGATAATGTAACGGTAAACTACTTGTTTGGGGAAAGCCAGTGGCCGCTGATTCTAGTGATTTTAGGATCTGTCCTTATGGGAGGACTGATTGTGGGTTCTGTGGGCATTGTCCGCATTTACTCACTTCAAAGGCAAGTGAAAATACTAAAAAAGGAAAATGAAAAGCTGAAAGCAGGAAATGCAGTAAAAGATAATGCTGATAAAGAAGAACTTGAAAAAGAGCTGGATAGGGATATACATTAA
- the recJ gene encoding single-stranded-DNA-specific exonuclease RecJ has product MLQSRTRWIVRQTQEDKVQRLSKELNISPLAASLLINRGMDTVDSARYFLIDNEQEFHDPFLMTDMSIAVSRIKEAIEKQEPILIFGDYDADGVTSTSVMMMALRDLGADVQFYIPNRFTEGYGPNIPAFEHAAETGIRLIITVDTGISAVNEAKAAKELGMDLIITDHHEPGPELPEALAIVHPKHPESRYPFRELAGVGVAFKLAHALYGEMPDHLLEIAAIGTIADLVSLTGENRLIAKRGIQKLKSTKNTGLNALFKAARIELPSISEETIGFSIGPRLNAAGRLESADPAVDLLLTKDPYEAQAIAEEIEMLNKERQAIVNDIAAQAVQEVETNFPISENSVIVVGKEGWNAGVIGIVASKLVEKFYRPAIVLSYDSEKGLAKGSARSIEGFDLFRNLSECRDILPHFGGHPMAAGMTLSIDSVDDLRNRLNTLANEQLTEEDFIPVTSIDGVFHLKDINLSSIAEMQLLAPFGMGNAKPKVMIKDANIAAMRKIGSEQNHIKVTIENDGSSLDGIGFGLGHLHEHISPYSKLSVIGELSINEWNNIKKPQIFLQDMAVNSWQLFDIRSIKRLERLQSVIPEANTTWIFFNEEYISKYKTFAGENMVKITSAEDAESIKLEGSNVVLADLPPSKEILAQVFSGKKPARVYAHFYKEDSDYFSTIPTRDHFKWYFALIAKKGSIDIRRHGNDIAKHKGWSRETVDFMSQVFFELEFVKINNGVISLNHTSTKRDLADSRTYQLKQAQYTLESDLLYSSFQQLKDWFDEVMQGAVKLEEAKEEKWT; this is encoded by the coding sequence ATGTTACAGTCAAGAACGCGATGGATTGTTCGGCAAACACAGGAGGATAAAGTGCAGCGGCTTTCAAAGGAACTGAATATTTCTCCTCTTGCAGCATCGCTGTTAATTAATCGCGGAATGGATACCGTTGATTCAGCACGGTATTTTCTGATAGATAATGAGCAGGAATTTCATGATCCTTTTTTAATGACAGATATGTCAATTGCTGTTTCCAGAATAAAAGAAGCTATTGAAAAACAGGAACCTATTTTAATTTTTGGTGATTATGATGCGGATGGTGTGACTAGCACTTCTGTCATGATGATGGCACTTAGAGATCTCGGTGCTGACGTCCAATTCTACATACCGAATCGTTTTACTGAAGGCTATGGACCAAATATCCCAGCTTTTGAACATGCAGCCGAAACCGGCATCCGTTTAATTATTACTGTAGATACTGGAATCTCTGCTGTAAATGAAGCGAAAGCTGCAAAAGAGCTTGGAATGGATTTGATCATTACAGATCACCATGAGCCCGGCCCTGAGCTTCCAGAAGCATTGGCCATTGTGCATCCTAAGCATCCGGAAAGCAGATACCCATTTCGGGAACTTGCCGGTGTTGGAGTAGCTTTTAAGCTTGCACATGCGCTGTATGGTGAAATGCCTGATCACCTTTTGGAAATAGCTGCGATCGGCACAATTGCTGATCTTGTTTCTTTAACAGGAGAAAACAGACTTATTGCCAAGCGCGGGATTCAAAAGCTGAAATCAACTAAAAATACAGGTTTGAATGCTTTGTTTAAAGCCGCACGCATCGAGCTTCCATCCATTAGTGAGGAAACGATCGGCTTTTCAATCGGCCCTCGCCTCAATGCAGCAGGAAGGCTTGAAAGCGCGGATCCTGCTGTGGATTTGCTTCTGACAAAGGATCCTTATGAAGCACAAGCCATTGCCGAAGAAATTGAAATGCTGAATAAAGAGAGGCAAGCTATTGTCAATGACATTGCAGCACAAGCGGTTCAAGAGGTTGAAACAAATTTCCCGATCAGTGAGAATTCAGTTATTGTTGTTGGGAAAGAAGGCTGGAACGCCGGGGTAATCGGAATAGTAGCTTCGAAGCTTGTTGAAAAGTTTTACCGACCGGCCATTGTCCTTAGTTATGACAGCGAAAAAGGGCTGGCGAAGGGTTCAGCAAGAAGTATAGAGGGTTTCGATCTGTTCAGGAATCTATCTGAATGCCGGGATATCCTGCCTCACTTTGGAGGGCACCCGATGGCAGCGGGTATGACTTTATCCATTGATTCGGTTGATGATTTGAGAAACAGACTGAATACTCTTGCAAATGAACAGCTGACTGAGGAAGACTTTATTCCTGTAACCTCCATTGATGGGGTTTTCCATTTAAAAGATATCAATCTTTCTTCTATTGCAGAGATGCAGCTGCTTGCTCCATTCGGGATGGGGAATGCAAAACCGAAAGTAATGATAAAAGATGCTAATATTGCAGCTATGAGAAAGATCGGATCTGAACAGAACCATATTAAAGTCACAATCGAGAATGATGGATCTTCACTTGATGGCATCGGTTTTGGGCTTGGGCATTTGCATGAGCATATTTCACCATACTCCAAGCTGTCCGTTATTGGTGAATTATCCATTAATGAATGGAATAATATTAAAAAACCGCAAATTTTCCTGCAGGATATGGCTGTAAACTCCTGGCAGCTGTTTGATATCCGGAGTATAAAACGGCTTGAAAGGCTTCAAAGTGTCATTCCTGAGGCAAACACAACCTGGATATTTTTTAATGAGGAATATATTTCTAAATATAAGACATTTGCAGGGGAAAACATGGTGAAAATAACATCTGCCGAAGATGCAGAATCCATAAAACTAGAAGGCTCAAACGTTGTACTCGCTGATTTGCCGCCTTCAAAGGAAATCCTTGCACAGGTCTTCTCCGGCAAAAAACCTGCCAGAGTTTATGCTCATTTCTATAAAGAAGACAGTGACTATTTCAGCACAATACCAACAAGAGACCATTTTAAATGGTATTTTGCACTGATTGCTAAAAAAGGTTCAATTGATATCAGGCGTCATGGGAATGATATAGCGAAGCATAAGGGATGGAGCAGGGAGACGGTAGATTTTATGTCTCAAGTGTTTTTTGAATTGGAATTTGTTAAAATAAATAATGGTGTCATTTCGTTAAACCATACATCCACTAAACGGGATTTAGCTGATTCACGAACTTATCAGCTTAAACAGGCACAATACACTCTTGAGAGCGATTTGCTCTATTCATCCTTTCAGCAGCTCAAAGACTGGTTTGATGAAGTTATGCAAGGGGCTGTAAAACTTGAGGAGGCAAAGGAAGAAAAATGGACTTAA